The Acanthopagrus latus isolate v.2019 chromosome 13, fAcaLat1.1, whole genome shotgun sequence genome contains a region encoding:
- the LOC119031653 gene encoding ubiquitin carboxyl-terminal hydrolase 2-like — protein sequence MSPPSWYRTTFNSAAMPSLRHSYTVTVPEEPAAFPLDKHELQRKSPSLSRSKLVSTFMGLIINQAKHKSPQGLVGLRNLGNTCFMNSILQCLSNTPELRDYCLRNVHRTDLNNNCRTNAALMEEFAKLTQSLWTSVNNEAISPSDFRSQIQRYAPKFVGCNQQDAQEFLRCLLDGLHSEVNRVTVRPKVSVEDFDHLSDEEKGKRMWNMYLEREDSKVVDLFVGQLKSSVTCTVCGFRSTVFDPFWDLSIPVAQKSTGEVTLKDCMRLFTKEDVLDGEERPTCNRCKARRKCTKRFSIQKFPQILVLHLKRFSDSNNRASKLSTFVNFPLKELDLREFASESSERAVYNLYAVSNHSGNALGGHYTAYCRNPALGEWYSYNDTRVSPVSSSQVRSSNAYVLFYELVPSPHSKYQTCRL from the exons GACAAACACGAGCTGCAGCGGAAGAGCCCGTCGTTGTCCCGGTCCAAGCTGGTGTCCACGTTCATGGGTCTGATCATCAACCAGGCCAAG CACAAGAGTCCTCAAGGCCTGGTGGGACTGAGGAACCTGGGCAACACG TGCTTCATGAACTCGATCCTGCAGTGTCTCAGCAACACGCCCGAGCTGAGAGATTACTGCCTGAGAAACGTCCACCGCACGGACCTCAACAACAACTGCAGGACCAACGCTGCTCTCATGGAAG AGTTTGCAAAGCTGACTCAGAGCCTGTGGACTTCTGTGAACAACGAGGCCATCAGTCCCTCTGATTTCAGGAGCCAGATCCAGAGATACGCTCCCAAATTCGTGGGCTGCAA TCAACAGGACGCCCAGGAGTTTCTGCGCTGCTTATTGGACGGTCTCCACAGTGAGGTGAACAGAGTGACGGTCCGCCCGAAGGTGTCCGTCGAGGACTTTGACCACCTCTC GGATGAAGAAAAGGGCAAGCGGATGTGGAACATGTacctggagagagaggacagcaaAGTAGTTG ATCTGTTCGTGGGACAGCTGAAAAGCTCTGTGACCTGCACCGTCTGCGGCTTCCGCTCCACCGTGTTCGATCCGTTCTGGGACCTGTCGATACCTGTCGCACAG AAGAGCACGGGTGAAGTGACTCTCAAAGACTGCATGAGGCTCTTTACAAAAGAGGATGTTTTGGACGGAGAGGAGAGACCG aCCTGCAACAGATGCAAAGCCAGAAGGAAATGCACCAAAAGATTCAGCATCCAGAAGTTCCCTCAGATCCTCGTGCTTC ACCTGAAGCGTTTCTCCGACTCCAACAACCGAGCCAGCAAACTCTCCACTTTCGTCAACTTCCCCCTCAAAGAGCTGGACCTGCGGGAGTTCGCCTCGGAGAGCAGCG AGCGCGCCGTGTATAACCTGTACGCCGTGTCCAACCACTCCGGGAACGCTCTGGGCGGCCATTACACGGCCTACTGCAGGAACCCGGCGCTGGGGGAGTGGTACAGCTACAACGACACCAG gGTGAGCCCCGTGTCGTCCAGCCAAGTTCGCAGCAGCAACGCCTACGTCCTCTTCTACGAACTGGTCCCCTCCCCACACAGCAAGTATCAGACGTGTCGGCTTTAG